AGATTTAACAAATTGTAACGTTATTCAAGTGGATCAAAGAAATCATGGTACAAGTCCACATAGTGATGAATTTTCCTATAAATTAATGTCTGATGATTTAAATCAGTTAATTAACAAGCAATCAATTGAGGATCTTTGTATCATCGGTCACAGTATGGGTGGCAGAGTGGCAATGCTATACTCACTATTGAATCCAACCAAAGTGAAGAAATTGATAGTTGTTGACATCTCACCAAGTGAATTAAAGAGTAATAcaattttagaatttaaagattACTTGGAACGTATGAAGTCGATGGACTtatctaaaatttcaaatagaCGCCAAGCTGAGGACTGGCTAGAACCAGCGGTACCAGATAAAGGTGTAAGACTATTCCTATTGacaaatttgattttgggCGATAATGGTAAATACTTCTGGAGAATGAATATCGATggtcttttaaaaaatatcgaAAGTGTATCTTCTTTCCCAAGTGAATCGGAAATTCAGTCTTTAAAAAACTCAACATCACCAGTTCAATACACAAATGATACCCTATTCATTAGTGGTGGTAAATCAAAATTCATTCAAGATAGGGATTTaccaaaaattaaacaattctttccaaattataaattagaAGTAGTTCCGCATGTTGGTCATTGGATACATGCTGAAGAtccaattaaatttgttaatatagcttcaaattttataaataaaaattaaattattttattttattttattttgatttttttttttttttttttgtttaattaaattatttagaaaaaaaaaaaaaaaaaaaaaattaattttaaaacaaaaaaaaatgttatcttttaatcttttttgttCCCAATTTGAAAAGGGTCGTGATCAAAAATTCTTTGCAGACCCAAACTGTTTTTCAagtaaaaaaactttttttttttttttttttttttgttttttcaaaattaaaaaaaaaaaaaaaaaaaaattaaaaaaaaaaatcaacaattatcTAGACACTACCACCAAtcactttttaatttatacctttttttttttttttccattttatttgtgtattttttttctttaataaaattctaaaaataatttttaaaataaaaaaaaaaaaaaaaaaagtggtttcacatattattatttctaataatagtaatattagaTTGTAAACAAGACTTAAAATGTCTAGTTTTTTATCAACACCAACCCCCAACTCTTTAACCCACTCAACATCAACTgaagaaatttataaaaaaaattctttttgtacaatatttgaaaaacagTTATGGAGGAGTGATAGATGTAAACACTGTTTTAAAACAGAATTCCAACATTCTGTAAACATTTCAAggtaattaatatttttattaattttttttttttttttttttaagaaaaacaaattaaaaaaaaaaaaaagaaaaacaaaaaaaaaaacaaaaaaaaaaaaaaaatctataaaaagaataatagataataccaattttaaatatatactctttttatttttatttttttttttttcttgcatttgttattgttatttttctCACCCTTTCaattttgttgatttacaACAAAAGTTTGGAAAACCAgccttttttgtttttcctTAAtgcaaaaagaaaaagaaaaagaaaaaaagaaaataatgttaaaatctattgtaatataaatagattttaaaattttgattgtaatatgtttttccaaaaaaaaaaaaaaagatagcGATAACGATAATTGTAGCGTTATTTATCAcatcaatttataaaaatctcACACACATACCCACCCaccatttataataaataatatttttttttttttttactagcAAATCCATGCTACAACTACCacccatttaaaaaatatactacaaaaattatattttttctcACACTTACACACacacattttaaaattcttttttactaatttcgttttctatatataaaataataataataataaatatataataataataataataatagatttaatgaaaatgttcccaacaataatgaaataaGTGAAATAACAACTgataacattaataataataataatcataatcataataatacatcatcaacaaccaaCACAACTGCCatatcaacaccaacaccaaaaaataatattagtaacaATAATCCATatcttaataatttaaaaaatattaataataataataataataacaataactcTCCATTAACTccaactaaaataaataaaaatattagtaatagtaatagtaatagtaatagtaatagtaatagtaatagtaatagtaatagtaatagtaataataataataataataataataataataataataataataataataataataataataataataataaagtttcaAATTCAGGAccaacatcaccatcaacatcaccaaataGAAAAACAAATAGTGTAGTTCCATCAGTTGAAAGAGCACCATTATCAATCAGAAGATCATTGACACCAAAGGCTATTGAACAATTTTCAAGACAAATTTCATCACAACTATTGGTGTCTGAaccattatcattaccaccacaaaccattataaataatataaataaacaaactcAAAAACCTAAACCACCTCCACTTCCAactaaaaattttcaattggaaACAACACCAACTTTTTCATCAACTGTAACAACACCCGATACAACAAGTCCAACtttatcttcattttcattagatccaacaacaacaacaacaacaacaacaacaacatctgTGAGCCCAACTTCATCTACACCAACGCCAACACCAAcattaacaacaacaaattcatcaaATAGACAAACTACAATAATTTCTCCAGTTTTATTAGCAATTAGTGAATATCCACCACCAATTTCACCAACTAGACAAATGAGATCTCATTCAGATAGTCCATCTGATTATAATGCTACCATTaatggtagtagtggtagtgttagtaatataaataatagtagtattagtattgcaagtagtaatagtagtataTCAAGTAATactagtagtagtagtagtggtacatcatcaaataatagtagaccaattaatatttcaaattcaaatttaatttatgagAAAAAACATACAAGAAATTCAAGTGGTGGTTCACCATTTTTATCAGGTagttcatcatcaccaactaattcatcaccattattaccatcacAAGCACCTTCATCAAAAGTaatcaataatttaaatactggtaacaataataacagtagTGTTTCAAGTGGTTCACCAagaaaatattcaattttcgttggtaaatcaaataaatcaaaattaaatattaataattcacaatttaataataatagtacacCAAATTTACCAACATCCAAAAGACCACTTTCAACTGTACCATCTTTAAAATCAACATCATTTCCAAATGTTGCTGATGCATTTtcaacattaaataataataataataataatactaatattaataataataatcaacttaataatagttcaaatactttgtataataataataataataattataattataatattaataattataataatgaagaacaaaataaaatttatttagcaataaattcaatacttttatcattaccaaatataaataatttagcaGTTCAACAAATGATggaaattttatataatcaaCATTTAGATTTAGATAGTAATACAACATTGATAAAGAATGATAAAATGAATGAATTATGTAAGGCTACACAAACTTTACAACAATGGATTGAGAGACAAGATCATTTACGTGATGTTATTAGAGTTCAAAGTTGTGTTAGAAGATTCTTATCAAAACGTAGAACTGAATGGTTATCACAAGTTTATAATCATTCAATACTTCGTGATAGAAATCAAGAGTTTAGAGGTTTAATCCAATTGGAGCGTAGATACAATGAAAAGTTAGACATTACAATCAACACCTATTACAAACGATTAAAACATTCCAATCTATTGAATCGTATGGATTTGCAATCGATTTTCTCCTCAATTAAGCAGATTTATTATGTTCATAAAAGAATTTCACTACAATTTGAAGAgttgtttaaaaaatggcCATGTGTTGAGGGATTGGGTGATATTTTCCTTAGAATCGCACCAGAGTTGAGAGTATATGGTGGCTAtgttaaaaactttaaaaatgcAATCGATACTTTAATTTCATGTCAAGAGGAGAATCCAAAGTTTGGTGCTTTCTTAAGAGAACTATGTGAAGATACTCCTGGTAAAGTTTATGATTTAATGGCATTAATCGCTGCAccattaaatcatttaactGGTTATGAACGTCAATTATTTAACATAGCACTTTATACACCTCAAAATTGGCCAGATTATGTAAACATTGTAAACGCAGTAACAATGATGAAAGAAGTTGAAACTCTCATTCAAGATTCATTAGGTCAAGCTCAAAATGCTTCAACTCTAATGGCAATCTATCGTAGagttaataatagaaaagCATTGGATCCATTCGTCATACCTGGTAGAATTTTCATACATGAGGGTAAATTacttaaatttgaattaaaaaaacaagatcaaatctattattattatctttgtaatgatttaattctatttGTAAAGAATAGCaatggtagtggtaataatattaatattggtggtagtggtggtagtggtagtggttcgAATGATCAACAGCTATCATCATCAagagaattatttaaatttaaaaaattattcatgTTATCAGATGTTGTTGTAACAGATTTACAAGATACTTCAACTcataaaaatatcatttcaattgtaaatcaaaataattcacGTGAATCCTATTGTTTCTCAATTGAAGATTCAAGagagaaaaaagaattaatgaaACAATTCTCTGCACTATGTTGTACAACCAATACAAACAAGTCCACTAAAATCTTTGgtatatcattatttgatttggCTCAAAGAGAAGAtgatattgttttaaattcaaatggtgGCATAccaattttcatcattaaaacTTGTAATGCTATACTTCAAcatcatttaaatgatgaGGGTATATTCAGAGTTTCACCAAATCAAAGTGAATTAGAGTCAATTAGGgaccaattaaataaatgtgCAACCGAATCTCAATTGGATACGATTATCGCTAAAATTAGTAACGGTCATCAATTGGCGGCCCTATTGAAATCTTATTTCAGAGAATTGGCAATACCATTGTTAAcctttgaattatttgataagATCATTGAACaatttggtgataatgatgatagttCAACCGCtgaaaatgttgaaaatCATATCAATGATGTCAAATCCCTCCTTCAATCAATTCCACAAGTTAATCAAAACACATTCCAATtgattctattattattggtcaCCGTTGCTGCAAACTCTCAAAATAACAAAATGAATCATATCAATCTTTCAATTGTTTTCACtccaaatcttttaaaaccaaaaattcCAACAATTGAACAATCTCTTAGaattccaattttaaataacttTATAACTTCATTATTAGATAATTACTCATTACtttataatgataaattggattcaattaaaattattgactcaaaatttcatttcaaaaaaatattaccaaataataatattaataacagtggttttagaaataatttataaaaataaaataaaataaatgaaaaaaaaacaaataataaaaaattgtaatatatatttataaaaaaaaactacttgtaatttattggttcttttctttttaaaaaatggctTTTTGGATTGGTAAGaaaatccatttttttttttaaaaaaagggtttggactaaaatttttttttttctattttaaattctttttctctggttgtcattaaaattataataaaaaaaaatgaataaaattttatcattgGTTTTATTTGCTTCAGTTTTGGGTAAATAAAAACCTATGTGAAACTACAAAttgttttcaaaataaaattaaagaaacatGGTCTTTGACCAGAAAACCAAGATGGAAGTTATCCTTCATTTTGTTAAGGCCCATCATTTAATGctaaagatattgaaaatcTAAATGATCAATTAGAAGTTGATTGAATTTCCCTAACAgaaacaaatgaaaatatttggtCAAGTGAGTTTTCAAAACAAGGCACATGTGCAATTGAAAGCGATAGTTTAGTTAATGGTACATTTTCTTATTTCCAAGCAGGAGTAAATTTacatcaaaaattaaatttaaccCAAGCTttggaaaatgaaaatatttatcCATCTTCAAAATTAATCTCTGCATCAAGTATTGCTAATGCTTTCAAAAATCAATTCTGTGGTAACCAGGAATGGGATGTGAACATTCTAAAATTTCCACTATTGCTATGTGTATTACTAAAGATCTCTCACTAATGGATTACCCAGATTTACATGGTTGGTCTTGTGATGGTGATGTTATACTTCCATCaagttattaaatatttcttaaaaagtaaaaattaaaaaattaaatctttttttttttttaaattaatttatctatatcaaaatttttaaatttcaaatcatattatacttttttaaaaaaaaaaaaaatttaaaaatatattaaattaaacaaaacataaaaaagtgaatatttaaaataatggaaaataattaaaaaatatttatttgtgaACTACCactatttttaactttacaaaatttaaaaatatctatcataaatattaaatagaaAGATCcttaattaaaactttttattttatttttttacaaaaattaaataccatttcttaaaattaattattcaaaaatacaattttttaccattatttaatttttaaaaaaaatctgaaattattgaaagactgatattttaatgtatagaaaaaaataccaaataatatcttacaaaattaaaatgaatggggtaaaaaacaaaaaaaaattgtggttaaatataaattggaTACCACTTTTAATTATTGgaattttaaacaaataacaaaaataataataatatttatttaaataattttttaaatatttatatatataaaacaattaagcatatctttaaaaaaaaatagtttttttttttaaaagattttaattaataatactggtaataagataaaattaatttttgctTTGACTTATTAATTGTATAAAtaactaataaaaaatatatatttagggaaataataattattaaaaattatttaaaaaatacaaaatgaaatatttaattacagttttattactattatttgttgttagCCTTGGTTCTTCTTATCAATGTGGTTATTATTCATGTACACCTGGTCATACTTGTACAAATAGTGACGGTGAATTTAAATGTGTATACAATAAagatgaattaattatttccCAAATTGTTACAAATAGTTGGTATGATCCTACTAATGGTGTAAGTGTTCAAGTTTTAGCAAATGTTATTAATCATACACATCGTACtataaaaaatgtaattattGCATCTGATGTGAAATTGAACAATCATCAAATTTGGGGTGCTAAAAtaaatggttttttaattgattttcctGATTATGTTACAATTGCACCAGGTAAAAACTATACATTTGGTTATATTAGTTATGGAGTTAATGCTGCTCATCTTTGGGTCCAACGTGTAAACAGtgtttaaacatttttatttaaattataaaataaactcATTATTAGTATATGTTTGTTAATAAAACTTATTACCTCGTGAgtaattattcatttattattaaaataaaaacaagtTTATATTCTCCAATACtatctaaatttatttttatttttttttacaaaaaataaaataaaaaaaaaaaaaaaaaaaaaaaactgtggTTGTATAAGATTTAATAGATATTTgtgtatttatattattttttattgcaTTTGACtaaactttatttaattaaaaaaaaaaaaaaaataaaaaaaaataaaaaatggaaattaaaagaagtataaaactataattttcttttcttaAATTTTACATTAaccattaaattcaatattttttgtataaacaaaaatagtaaaagaaaaatgaaatatttaattgcaATTTTATTAGCATTATTAGCTATTAGTGTTACTTCTGCTCATTACCAATGTGGTAGATATGCTTGTTTACCAGGTCATACTTGTATTTGTGATAATGGTGTTTTCAAATGTGTTTATGTTTGTGATGAATTGATTATCACTCAAACTGTAACCGAAAGTTGGGTTGACGGTGCTGATGGTCCAAGTGTTAAAGTTGAAGTTGAAGCATATAATCATACACCACATACTATTAAAGATATTGTTATTGCCACTGATGCAAAATTAAATGCTGGTCAAATTTGGGGTGCTCAACTAAATGGTTTCTTTTTGAATATGGCTAGTTATGTTTCAATTGCTCCAGGTCAAACTCACAAATTTGGTTATATCAACAAAGGTGATCATGCTGCTCGTCTCTGGGTTCAAAACATTTATATCTCAAAATAGAGATATAAATACTAAACATTATgacaaaatcaatttaaaaaataaaaaaaacatatttttttaaaaggtttattaataaaacttggatttggatttattatttattattattattttataatcgAGACACATTTATTAAAGGTTGGTTAcgttttgattttaatgttttgttttgttttgttgttgtttttataatttatttaaagatatatatatacattcctaaagtttttttttttttttttttttttttaattttatcattcaTCATTATGATATTCTCTTAAAACTTTATGAAGATTagaattttttgataataatttataaccTCTATTTAATTCAGAGATGATAATGGAAAGATTTGGCCTATTGACAACCCTAGCTAAATTATGAGTTGTTTCAAAAGGATCTTCAATACTGAACCAATAATGACTTTTCTTTGCGATTGATTCCCAAGTTTTTGAggatttttgaattggacTACCAGTACGAATTGAGACTACTTGATTCATGAAACTGAATTCTCTTGAGTAAGTTTGAAAGAAATGAAAGACCAAAGAACCCAAAGTCTCTTTATTGTCACTACCAAATCCAACCAATTTACTAATgtcattataatatttacagTTGAAGCCATCGACCATAACATCGGGTAATAGGTCACCATACTCCTTACCATTGATAAGCTTTGGACCATTTGCCAACTCTTGTAAACATGGTAATATTGGTGGTTGACGAGTTTGAAGAAAACTAATTACCAAATTAATGTAAGCATACGATGACAATGTGCCCAACGAAGGTTCATTGATCTTTCTTCTCTTTGCCCATCTTTTTACAACATAAACCAATGGTTTCATTCTTTCATCGATCATTGAATAATCTTGAACCAATCTAGTGTTATAGATTGCCAATCTATTGTTCATACAAATATCACATGATAAACCAGTGTTTGGATCCTTAAATTTAACGATTGGTACACGTGCTGTTGGAATTGCCAATATCTTTTGAAATCCATTAATCTTTAACATCTCTGCCAATCTCTCTATAATTACATCGGATGTACCCTCTGAT
This region of Dictyostelium discoideum AX4 chromosome 3 chromosome, whole genome shotgun sequence genomic DNA includes:
- the xacB gene encoding IQ calmodulin-binding domain-containing protein (pleckstrin homology (PH) domain-containing protein), producing MSSFLSTPTPNSLTHSTSTEEIYKKNSFCTIFEKQLWRSDRCKHCFKTEFQHSVNISRFNENVPNNNEISEITTDNINNNNNHNHNNTSSTTNTTAISTPTPKNNISNNNPYLNNLKNINNNNNNNNNSPLTPTKINKNISNSNSNSNSNSNSNSNSNSNSNNNNNNNNNNNNNNNNNNNNNNNKVSNSGPTSPSTSPNRKTNSVVPSVERAPLSIRRSLTPKAIEQFSRQISSQLLVSEPLSLPPQTIINNINKQTQKPKPPPLPTKNFQLETTPTFSSTVTTPDTTSPTLSSFSLDPTTTTTTTTTTSVSPTSSTPTPTPTLTTTNSSNRQTTIISPVLLAISEYPPPISPTRQMRSHSDSPSDYNATINGSSGSVSNINNSSISIASSNSSISSNTSSSSSGTSSNNSRPINISNSNLIYEKKHTRNSSGGSPFLSGSSSSPTNSSPLLPSQAPSSKVINNLNTGNNNNSSVSSGSPRKYSIFVGKSNKSKLNINNSQFNNNSTPNLPTSKRPLSTVPSLKSTSFPNVADAFSTLNNNNNNNTNINNNNQLNNSSNTLYNNNNNNYNYNINNYNNEEQNKIYLAINSILLSLPNINNLAVQQMMEILYNQHLDLDSNTTLIKNDKMNELCKATQTLQQWIERQDHLRDVIRVQSCVRRFLSKRRTEWLSQVYNHSILRDRNQEFRGLIQLERRYNEKLDITINTYYKRLKHSNLLNRMDLQSIFSSIKQIYYVHKRISLQFEELFKKWPCVEGLGDIFLRIAPELRVYGGYVKNFKNAIDTLISCQEENPKFGAFLRELCEDTPGKVYDLMALIAAPLNHLTGYERQLFNIALYTPQNWPDYVNIVNAVTMMKEVETLIQDSLGQAQNASTLMAIYRRVNNRKALDPFVIPGRIFIHEGKLLKFELKKQDQIYYYYLCNDLILFVKNSNGSGNNINIGGSGGSGSGSNDQQLSSSRELFKFKKLFMLSDVVVTDLQDTSTHKNIISIVNQNNSRESYCFSIEDSREKKELMKQFSALCCTTNTNKSTKIFGISLFDLAQREDDIVLNSNGGIPIFIIKTCNAILQHHLNDEGIFRVSPNQSELESIRDQLNKCATESQLDTIIAKISNGHQLAALLKSYFRELAIPLLTFELFDKIIEQFGDNDDSSTAENVENHINDVKSLLQSIPQVNQNTFQLILLLLVTVAANSQNNKMNHINLSIVFTPNLLKPKIPTIEQSLRIPILNNFITSLLDNYSLLYNDKLDSIKIIDSKFHFKKILPNNNINNSGFRNNL